The genomic DNA TGCGTGGCATCATCCGGAAGCGGGAGTGGGAGCCGGGGCGCGGGGGGATCCGGCTCCCACCTGAGCAGGAGGTCATGAGCACCGGCGGGGTGCTTCGGGGGCGGCGGTCGGGGGAGGGAGTGGTGGGGGATGACGGGGACAGCGTCGAATCCGGCGCGTGAAGGGACGGGGCGGGGGCCGGTGCCGGGCGGAGTTGCCGGCGGAGGCGCGGGCGATGACATCGTTGCCGGAGCGGACGGCGGGTCGGCCGACGGTCCGGTGAAGCGGGGCGACGGCGGTGGCGAACGGCCCGTCTGGTCACGGGACTTCGCGCTGTTCTTCGTGGCACGCGCCGTCGCCCGGCTCGGCGACACCATGCTCCCCGTGGCCCTCGCCGCCGGCCTGTTGGAACACGGGTACGGCGCGGGTGCGGTCGGCCTCGCCATGGCCTCGACCGCCGCCGCCTTCGCGGGACTTGTCGTCTTCGGCGGTGTGATCGCCGACCGGTTCAGCACCCGGAAACTGATGATCGGCGCCGACCTGGTGCGCCTCGGCACCCAGTCCCTCGCCGCCGTGGTCTTCTTCACCGGCCATGTCGTGCTCTGGGAGATCTGCGCGATCGGCTTCGTCAACGGCGTCGCGGGCGCGGTGTTCCAGCCGGGCGTGGCGAGTACGGTCCCGAGACTCGCCTCCGACATCCAGGGCGCGAACGGCGCGATACGCATCGCCGAGTCCGCCGCCCAACTCGCGGGTCCGGCCGTGGCGGGCCTGCTCGTTGGATTCACCTCACCCGGCGGCGTGTTCGCGGCCCACGCCGCCACGTACGCGGTGAGCGCCCTCTGCCTCCTGCTGCTCCGGCTGCCCCCGCTCGCGCCGGGCAGCCGCGAGCCCGGGCACGGAACGGGCGCCTTCAAAGCCGATCTGGTCGAGGGCTGGCGGGAGTTCAGATCACGCACCTGGCTCTGGGGAGTCATCGCCGTCTGGTGCCTCTACATGATCGCCGTATCGGGCCCGACCACACCGCTCGTGGCGACCCAGGTGGTGCAACAGCACGGCCCGCGCGCCTACGGCCTGGTCAACTCAGCCCTCGGCGCGGGCACCGTCGTAGGCGGGCTGCTCGCCCTGCGGCTGCGCCCCCGCCGTATGCTCCGCGCCGGGGCGATCGCCCTCTTCGCCTTCGCAGGTTTCCCGGCGACCGTGGGAGCGGGGCTCGGTGTACCGGCCATGGCGGCCGGGGCCGCCGTCGCCGGGGTGGGGATGTCCTTTTGGGGTGTGATGTGGGCGACGAGCGTCCAGACACAGGTCCCACCGGACGTCCTCAACCGCATCCACGCGTACGACGTGGCGGGCTCCCTCGCGATGCTGCCCGTCGGCCAGGCCCTGGCGGGCCCCGCCGCCGGGGCCCTCGGCGCCGACCAGGTGCTCCTCGTCGCGGGCGCGATGAGCCTCGTGGTACCGATCGCGCTGCTCCTCGTGCCCGCCATACGCGACCTGATACGCGCCGACCCGGTCGCGCTCGGCCCGAGCGGCCGGAGCGGCCCGAGCGGCGCGGCGATACGCGAACCGGCGTGCCCGCAGGAGAGTTGACGGAGGGTGCGGGTGTTGCCGTACGGCGGACTGGGTTAGCCCCTCGCTACCGCCGGCCCGCTTCCGACGAAGCCCGCGATCCGTTCGCGCAGCGTCCGGGCGTCGAGCCCGTGTGCGGTGATGTGTTCCTCGACGGTGCCGTAGCGCCGGAGTTCGGCGCGGCCCACGCCCAGGCCGAGCACGCGGTGGGGCACGTCGGCGAGGGCGTCGTTCGCGGCGGTCGTCGAGGTGCCGGCCAGGTAGGGCTCGACGAGGACGACGTCCGTCCCGGCCGTGCGCGTGGCCCGGCGCAACGCGGCCGCGTCGAAGGGCCGTACGGTCGTGGCGTACAGGACGGTGACGTCGAGGCCCTCGGTCGCGGTGAGGACGGCGTCGAGCATCGGTCCGACGGCGACGACCACACCGGAGCGGCCCTCGCGGACGGTGCTGAAGCGTGCGCCGTCGACCGGGAGTGCCTGCGCGTTGGACTGGACGGACAGCCGTACGTACACCTTGTCGTCGCCCGCGGCGACCGCGTGCCGCAGCAGGGTCTCGGCCTCGTCCGGGTGGCCCGGCACGTGCACGGTCCAGCTTTCCAGGGTGTCGAGGAGGGCCACGTCGCCCGGAGCCATGTGCGTGAACCCGCCGGCGGGCCAGTCGAAGGAGGCGGCGGCGCTCACCAGCACCGCGCCGACGTCCTGGTGCCCGAGGTCCAGCTTGACCTGCTCGAAGGGCCGCTCGACGAGGAAACTCGCGAAGGTGTGCAGGACCGGACGCATCCCGGTCAGGGCGAGTCCCGCGCCCGCCCCGACGAGGAGCTGTTCGCGGATGCCGACGTTGATCACCCGGTCGGGGTGCCGGAGCCGGGCGTCGGTGAAGCCGTCCGTGCCGATCTCGGCGAGGACGACGGCCACCCGAGGGTCCTCGTCGAGCAGCCGGGAGACGACCGGGGCGAACCGGTCACGCATGGTGTCCATGGAAAGTGAGCCCTTCTTGAGCCGCTGCTACTGCTACTGCTACCGGTGCTGCTGATTGACGATCGGATTGCCGAACGGGCGGACGGTCAGGCGGACTTGGGCTCCACCCGGGCCACGACCACATGCGGTCGGCCGGGGTGCGGCGCGGTGAAGGCGGCGTACAGCGCCTCGTGGTCGCGGCCGTCCACCGTCACCGCCGACCAGCCCGCGGCCTCGAAGCGCGCGGCGATACCGCCCGGCCGGGCATGGCTCGCGGAGGAGTTGTCGATGACGACGGTGTGCAGCCGGTCCAGTCCGGCGGGCCCGACGAAGGCGATGGCCTCGTGGTTGCTGCCCTCGTCCAGTTCGGCGTCGCCGACCAGGACCCAGATCCGCGGTCCGGTGCGCCCCTGGGCGCGCAGCCCCAGTGCCGTTCCGACGGCGATCGGCAGCCCGTGCCCCAGCGACCCGCTGCCGATCTCGGCGCCCGGCACCAGTACCCGGTCGGGGTGGTGCCCGAGCGGCGAGTCGTAGGAACCGAAGTCCGGGAGCCACTCCACCGGGACGAATCCCTTGGCGGCCAGCACGGCGTAGTAGGCCATCGGTCCGTGCCCCTTGGAGAGCAGGAACCGGTCCCGCCCGGGGTCGTCCATCCGCTCCGGACCGACCCGTAGCACCCGGTCGTAGAGGACCCACAGCGCGTCGAGCGTCGAGGTCGCCGCCGGTCCGTGTTTCTCGTCGCCGGTCATCAGCCCCATGAGGCGGGGCAGGTCGCCGTATGTGCAGGGGCGGCCGTGTTCCGTGGTTGTCGCTGTCATGCGGACGATCGTGCAACCTCAACCAAACTTCAGGTCAAGCGGGCCGAAGAAAGGCGGGCGCGATCATCGACGCGAGTGCGGTATTGTTTCCATGCGCGTTCAACCAGGGGAAACCCCAGGTCAGACGGGCAACGGGACGTGGCGCAGCTTGGTAGCGCACTTGACTGGGGGTCAAGGGGTCGCAGGTTCAAATCCTGTCGTCCCGACAGTGCGAAGGGTCTTCACAGGCGAGAGCCTGTGGGGGCCCTTTTCGTATGGGCCGTTTCCGATCTTCGAGGTTGAGCATGCCGCTCATCGGCACTTTTACTCGGAGGCCGGCGAAAATGCCGTTGCTTGACCTGGACAAGATCACTGCGGGTCTGTCGAAGACCTGGTCGGGGTTTCTGCGGGACTGGGACCGCTCGTTGCGCTCGGGGAACTATCGGGAGACCACCCGCTACAACTATCTGCTCGCGGCCGCGCAGTTGGGCCGCTACCTGGGGGAGTACTCGCCGGACCCGGAGGCCGACGACGCGGCCGAGGATCCGACCGCAGTCAGCCGCGCCCATGTCGAGGCGTTCCAGGCGTGGATGATCGAGACGCGGTCGGCGCCGACGGCGCTGAACAAGCACAAGGCATTGCAGCAGTTCTTCAAGTGGCTGATGCTCGACGAGGGTGAGATCGGCCGGTCGCCGATGGAGCGGGTCAGGCAGCCGAAGATGCCGCAGAAGCTGGTTCCGGTCATCCCTGACGAGGAGACCACGAGAGTCCTCGGCACGTGCAAGGGCAGGCAGTTCGCCCAACTTCGAGACGAGGCGATCATCCGCCTGTACTGCAACACGGGGGCGCCTGTCCGAGGTCGGCAACCTCCTGCTCGACGACGTCGACATGGACACCGAGTCGGTGCACTTCCACGGCAAGGGCAGCAAGGACCGGCGCGTGCGCTTCGGGCCGAGGACCGCGCGGGCCGTCAGCCGCTATCTGCGGGCCCGCGCCAAGCACAAGGCGGCTGACCTGCCGGATCTGTGGCTGGCCGAACGGGGGATCCGGCCGCTCGCCCCCAACGGCATCAAGATTATGCTCAAGCGGCGGGGCCTTGAGGCCGGACTGGTCAAGCTGCACGCGCATCGGTGGCGGCATACCTTCGCCCATGAGTGGAAGCGTGCCGGCGGCGACACCGGCGACCTGATGCTGCTGCTCGGGTGGACGTCGCAGGAGTTGCCCCGCTGCTACGGCGCCAGCGCCGCTGCCGAACGCGCCCAGGAAACCCACCAGCGGATCGGGGTCGGTGATCATGTCTGAACCCCGAGGGCTCCCCGCGCGGTACGGCGGCGGGCGCGAGCAGCAGCTGGCCTTCCGAGCTGTCACCACGATCACACGGGTGGTGGTTGGCCTCGCCTTCCTCTTCGGCTTCGGCAACGTCTGGACACTGGCCCCTACGGCTGGGCGTGTCCGGATGGGTGGCCCCGCTCGTCGCACCCGCCGTGGACCTTTCGGTCCTGGCACTCCTGCGCGCGATCCGGTATCTCGCCCTCTACGGTGCCCCGAGGCCGCGCTGCGCCCGGCCCACAGGCTGCTGCTCCTGGTCAGACTGTTCACCCTCGCGTTCAACGTCACCGAGCCGCTGCTCGCGGGCGCGTACGGCGGGCGGCTTTCGACGCCGTGGGCCCGCTGTTGCTGATCGGTTGGGCCGAGATCGGCCCCGGCGTGCCGCAAACCATCAGCGGTATCCGTGCCGTCGCCGACGATGCGCCGACATTGCCGAGCAGTAGTTCAAGCACTTCCGGAGGACGGCTGCGCAGTGTGCCAGCCGTCCATCCCGGCACCGGGGTGGACGGCACCGATGATCTTCTTGATCGGGCTCGGGCTGAAGATGTCCGGCATTGACAGGCCCACTTGCGTTCGATTTCTGCCGAAACGCTCCGTAAGCGACTGCATATCGGCGCCGCGCGATCCCGCTCGCTGGTCGCTGTCTTGCGCACCAGTAGTGCTGGGGAGGTTGGCAGCGGGTTCCGGGCTGTTCGCCGCTGGTAGTGCTTCGTTAGGTTGTGGGCTGACTGACGTCTCGGAGTTGAGCCGTCCCGATCGGAAGGGCTCCACCCGGTGGGGCAGTTCGGCGAAGCCCGCGTCCGCCAGCGCCCCGGCGAGCCCGGGGAGCGCGGAGATCCGGTCGACGAGCGAGGCGTCCACTTCCAGGCGGGCGGTGTCACCCAGGTCGCGGACCCGGAGGTCGGTCACTGTCAGCCCGGCGTCGGCCAGGAGCGCGCGCACCGCGGTCTCGGCCCGGTCGACGCGGGCCAGGCGGTGCGGGGTGACCTCGATGCCGTAACGGATCCGGCTGGCCAGACAGGGCGTCGCGGGTTTGTTCCAGGTCGGCAGTGACCAGTGCCTGCTCAGCAGGCGCACGTCCGCCTTGGTGAGGCCGGTGTCGAGGAGCGGGGTGTGGATGCCGCGTTCCCGGCCGGCCCTGATGCCCGGGCGGTGGGGGTCCCTGGCATCGTCCGCGTTGGTTCCGGTGGCCACCAGCTCGTATCCGTGGTCGTGGGCGAGCACGGTGATGGTGTCCAGGACCTCGGACTTGCAGAAGTAGCAGCGGTCGGGGCCGTTGGCGCGATAGCCGGGACGGGTCAGTTCGCTGGTGCGCGGGGTGAGATGAGTGACGCCGAGGTCCGTGGCCAGGCGGTGGGCGTGCGGCAGTTCTCCGGCGGCCAGGCTCTCCGACACGGCGGTGACGGCGAGAACCCGCTCCGGGCCGACGGCACGTACGGCGGCGGCGAGCACGAGGGCGGAGTCCGCGCCGCCCGAATAGGCCACGGCGACGGCGCCGATGACGCGCATGCGTTCCAGAAGCCGGTCGGCGAGGGCGTCGGCGGGTGCGAGTGCGGCCGCTCCTTCGTCTGTGACGGTCATGGTTGTCCTCCTGCGAGAAGGTCGGTGTGCTGAGGGGCGGCGGTGCGGTCGCTCCCCGCGAGTGCGCGTGCCGCGACGGTTCGGAGGGGTACGCCCAGGGCTGCGGCGACGGAGGCGAGGTCGTCGTGTTCGGGTTTGGCACCGTGCGGACCGTGCTTGATCCGAACCGGGTGGCCCTCCACGTGCACGGTCTCGAAGTGTCGCGGCAGCGCGGTGCGGGTGGCGTCGACGCGGCGGATGCCGAGACTGCCGGTCTCCGACAGGACGAGGTCGCGCAGCCGACGCTCGTCCTCGCGGGTGGTCAGGACGTGCAGCACGTGCGCGGGGCGGCTCTTCTTCATCACGGCGGGCGTCACCCAGGCGTCGAGAGCACCGGACTCCATCGCCCGGGTGATGGTGTGTCCGAGGATCTCGCCGGTGACGTCGTCGAGGTTGGTCTCCAGAACGACGACATCCTCCGCCGGAGGGTCCTGACTCGAAGCTGCCGGGGCGGGGACTCCCAAGGTCACCGCCGTGACGTTGGCCCGGTCCGGCAGGCGGCGGGTGCCCGCTCCGTACCCGGTGCGGCCCAGGGTCATGGGTGGCGGCGGTTCGTACCGCGTCCCGAGCGCGCGCAGCAGTGCGGCGCCGGTGGGCGTCACCGTTTCGCCGGGCAGATCGCTTCCCACGACGGCCGCTCCGGCGAGCAGCGCCAGCGTGGCGGGTGCCGGGCAGGGCAGTACTCCGTGCGCCGAGGTCACCCGCCCCCTGCCCAGCGGGAGCGGTGCGCTGAAGACATCGGTGACGCCCAGGGCGTGCAGGGCGGCCGCGACGCCGACGATGTCGACCAGGGTGTCGTGGCCGCCGAGTTCGTGCAGGTGGACGGTGGCGGGGTCGGCGCCGTGCAGGCGGCCCTCCACCTCGGCGACGGCGGTCACGGTGGAGACCGCGAGGGCGGCGACAGGTTCGGGGGTGGCCCGCGAGGCGAGGTGGATGACTTCGGCGGCCTGCCGCTCGGTGCACGGGTCGGTGACGTCCACGTGGACCCGGGTGGCGGCCAGCCCGTGGTCGGTGACGCGCTCGGCCGTCAGTTCCCAACCGGTGAGACCCGTGGCGGCGATCGAGGCCCGGATCGCGTCCAGCGGTGCTCCGGCGTCGATGAGGGCGGCCAGGAGCATGTCTCCGGCCAGCCCGGTGAACGGGTTGATCCAGACGATCACCGGCGGCCTCCGGGTGTGTTCACACAGCTCTGGGCGATGCGGTGAACCGCCATCGCGGCCGAGAAGCCGGAGTCGATGTTGACCACGGTCACCCCGGCGGCACACGAGGCGTGCATGGCGAGCAGTGCGGTGACGCCCTCCAGGGACGCGCCGTACCCGGTGGAGACCGGCACGGCGACGACCGGTGCGCGCACCAGGCCGCCCACGACACTGGCGAGGGCGCCCTCCATCCCGGCCACGACGATCAACGCGTCGGCGGCCTGGAGCCGGTCACGCACCTGGAGGATCCGGTCGAGGCCGGCCACCCCCACGTCGTGGATGGCGGTGGTGTCCAGGCCGACGGCGGCGGCCACGGCGGCGGCTTCGGCGGCGACGGGCCGGTCCGAGGTGCCGGCCGCCACCACCGTCACGCAGAAGTCCCCGGCCGGAGACGGCCGCCAGTACAGCAGCCGGGCCTCGGCGTCGTACGTTCCCGGGCCGTGCGGCTGACCGTCGTACGTTCCCGGGTCGTGTCGCTGACCGTCGTACGGCCCCGGGCCGCGCGCCTCCTCGTCGTGCGCGCCCGGATCCAGCCGTGCCATGACGGCCTCGGCGGTCCCCGCCTCGATCCGGGTGACGAGGACAGGACCGGTGTTGTGTTCCAGCAGCCCGGTGACGATGCCGCTGATCTGCTCGACCGTCTTGCCGGGCCCGTAGACGACCTCGGGGAGTCCCTGCCGGGCCTCGCGGGCGAGGTCCAGTCGGGCGTAGCCCAGGTCCAGTACCCCGCTCATGCTCCGCTCCTGTCGACGTACGGGATGGTCTGCGGCCCTTCGGGCAGGACGCAGAGACGGGCGCCGGGACCCGCTGCGGCCAGCGCCTCGGCGACGGTGGCCGAGATGTCGCGGGTCTGTCGGAGGTGGGCGGTCTCCAGTTCGGCGTCGCTCAGGAAACCGGTGTGCATGACGACCCGGCTGCCGGACTGGATACGTGCCTGTATCTGCACCTGCCACTGGTCGGGCACGGTTTCGGTGCGGGCGCTGATGTCGTCGAACAGCGCCTGAGGGGACGGAGCGGAGGCCAGCACCTCCCGGTAGGAGCCGTGGTCGGGGAAGCCGTCGCGGCACTCGGCCGCGCAGACGATCATGCCGCCGGGTTTGACCACCTGGTAGGCGGCGGACATGCCCTTGACCGCCTGGTAGAGGTTCTGGTCCAGCGGAAAGCCGGAGTTGGTGGTGACGACGACGTCGAACGGCGCCTCGACCGGCCGCATCGCCATCCGCTTCGCCGTGGCCGTGGCCGCGGCGTGCATCGGCGCCAGATCGCCTCCGAAGGCGGCCACGATGTCCTTGTCCCGGTTCAGCACCACGTCCAGCGAGAAGGTGACTCCGGTCGCCTCGGCGATGGCCCGTACGTCGTCATGGACGGGGTTGCCGTGGGTGTTGCCCCAGGTGGCGCGCGGGTCGCCGATGCGGGCCGCGTCGTGCAGGACGAGGACCGTCTCCAGCGCGGCCAGGCCGGGGGCCACGAGTTTCGGACCGCCCGAGAAGCCGGCGAAGAAGTGCGGTTCGACGAAGCCCGTGGTGATGCGGACGTCCGCCTCGGCCCACGCACGGTTCAGCCAGACCGGGACGCCGTTGCCGTACGTCCCCATCCAGGTCAGTTGTCCGGGGTCGCGGGCGTCGTGGTTGACGATGCGTACGGTGTCCACGACCTCGTCGCCGAACATCTCGCGCAGTTCCGCCTCGTCGTTGCCCCGGTGGGTGCCGGTGGCGACGAGGATCACCACGTCCTCCAGGCGGACGATCCCTTCGAGTTCGGCGAGGACGGCGGGGATCATCAGACGGCGCGGCTGGGGGCGGGTGCCGTCACAGGCCGAGATCGCCACCGTCTGCCCCGGTCGCACCCGTTCGCGCAGCGGGGGCCCGGCGACGGGGGTGCGCAACGCCTCGCGCAGTACGGCCACTTGGTCCGCGGCGGCCTCGTGGTGAACGGGTTCGACGACGGTCGCCGTCCGCGGATCCACCTCGATGTCGAGCCCCGACTGCCCGTAGGCCAGACGTATCTTCACAGCTCTTCCTTCCGCAGTCGGTAGGCGCGGGCCGCCGTGCCGCCGAAGACCTCGGCACGTTCGGCGGCGGTCAGCCGTTCGGTCACTTCCTCGGCCGCGCGGACGACCTCCTCGTAGGAGGCGGCCGGCAGGCACACCGGCCAGTCGGAGCCGAACATCACCCGGGACGGGCCGAAGGCGTCCAGCACCACATCGGCGTACGGACGCAGATCCGCGACGGTCCAGCCGGTGCGGTCCGCCTCGGTGACCATGCCGGACAGCTTGCAGAACACGTTGGGTTCGGCGGCCAGTTCACGGATCAGCGCGGCCCACGGCCGCAGTTCGCCGGAGGCGATGGGCGGCTTGGACAGGTGGTCGAGGACGAAGGTCAGCTCGGGCAGCGCCCGTACGGTGGCGATGGCGGCGGGGAGTTGGTGCGGGAGAGTGAGCAGGTCGTAGGCGAGACCCGCGTCCGCCACCCTGCCCAGTCCGCGCCGGACGTCCGCCCGGTTCAGCCAGCCCGGGTCCGCCTCCCCCTGCACCAAGTGCCGGATCCCCACCAGGAGTTCACCTCCAGTGCCCGTCCGCAGCGCGGCCAGTGTGTCCGTCAGGCGGTCCGAGGTGAGGTCCGCCCAGCCGACGACACCGGCGACCAGGTCCGCTGCCCCCGCCAGGGACAGGAACTCCGCCGTCTCGTCGGCATCGGGGAGGACCTGGACCAGGATCGTCCGGTCGATGCCCGCCGCCGCGGCCTCCGGCGCGAGGTCGTCGAGGGTGAAGTCACGGCGTACGGCCACCATGTCGGGGGCGTCCAGCCAGTCGTGCGCGCGACGGCTCGGACCGGAAGCGGTCCTGGGTGCTCTCGGAGCCGTCTCTGCCACAGGTATCGCGGGCCGGGGCCGCCAGACGTGGTGGTGTGCGTCGATCCGTGTCATGGCCGGGCCCCCGCCAGGGCGTCGAGTTCCGCCCACAACTCCGCGGGGATCTCCGCCGTGGCGTGCGCGAGGTTCTCCGTGACCTCCAGTGGACTGCGCGCGCCGAGGACCACACCGGTGACCGCCGGGTGGCGCAGCGGGAACTGCAGTGCGGCGGCGGCCAGCGGCACCCCGTGGGCCGCGCACCGCTCGGCCAGGGACCGGGCACGGCGCAGCACTTCGTCGGGGGCCGGGGCGTAGTCGTAGGTGGCGCCCGGGGACGGGTCGGCGAGGATGCCGCTGTTGAAGACGCCGCCGACCAGGACGCCGACCTCGCGCTCGGTGCACAGCGGCAGGAGCACGGCGGCCGCGCTGCGGTCCAGCAGGGAGTAGCGGCCGGCGACGAGTACGCAGTCGAGGTCGGTCTCGGTGACGAAGCGGGTGAGCATCGCCGTCTGGTTCATGCCCGCGCCGATCGCCCGCACCGCTCCCTGGTCGCGCAGCCGGGCCAGTGCCGGGTACGCCCCCGTGACCGCGTCCTCCCAGTGGTCGTCCGGGTCGTGGATCAGCACTGTGTCGAAGGCTTCGAGACCGGACCGCTCAAGGCTCTCGGCGAGCGAACGGTAGACGCCCTCGGCGCTGTAGTCGCGCACCCGGACCAGCCCCCGTTCGCCGTGGAACGCCTCGTCCCCGAGGGCGGCGTCGCCCGGCACGAGCAGCCGTCCCACCTTTGTGGACACGGTGAACTCGGCGCGCGGGCGGCCGGTGTCGGCGAGGAAGGATCCCAGCCGCCGTTCCGCGAGCCCGGCGCCGTAGTGCGGGGCGGTGTCGAAGTACCGGACACCGGCCGCCCAGGCGGCGTCGAGCGTGGCGGTGGCCTGCTCGTCGCCGACCGCCGAGAACAGCCCGGCCAGCGGTGCGGTGCCCAGGCCGATACGGCTGACGGTGGCCCCGGAGCGGCCCAGCGGGACGCGCTCGGTGAACCAGGGCGGGCTCGCGGAGGTCATCAGGCCTGTCCGAGGACGTGCCGCTGGCGGCCGAGCCGGTCGATCTCCACCTCGACCACGTCACCGGCGACCAGATAGGGGAAGTCGTTGGCGCCGAAGGCCACGCCGGCCGGGGTACCGGTGCTGATCACGTCTCCGGGGTTCAGCACCATGAACTGGCTCAGGTACCAGACGACGTGGCGCACCCCGAAGATCATGTTCTTGGTGTGGCCGTCCTGGCGCAGTTCGCCGTTGACCCACAGCCGCATGGCCAGTCCCTGCGGGTCGCCGGTCTCGTCGGGGGTGACCAGCCAGGGGCCGAGCGGGTTGAAGGTCTCGCAGGACTTGCCCTTGTCCCACTGCCCGCCCCGCTCGTGCTGGAAGGCCCGCTCGGTGACGTCGTCGGCGATCGCGTAGCCCGCGACGACGCCGTCGGCCGCCTCTGGGGAGTCCAGGTAGCGCGCGGTGCGGCCGATGACCACGGCGAGTTCGATCTCGTAGTCCGTCTTCTCGCTGGTGCGCGGTACGAGCACGGTGTCGTCGGGGCCGACGACCGTGTTGGCGGCCTTCATGAAGACGACCGGTTCGGCAGGGGGCGGTGTCGCCGTCTCCGCAGCGTGATCGACGTAGTTGAGCCCGATGCACACCACCTTGCCGGGGCGCGCGACCGGGGCGCCGACCCGCAGGCCGGCGATGTCCGTGTGCGGCAGCACGTTCTCGGACAGGGCGGCACGGACGCGTTCCACGCCGCCCTCGGCCAGGAACGCACCGTCGATGTCGACGGTCAGCGGACTCAGATCTCTCGCGGTGCCGTCGGAGTCAAGGACCACGGGCCGCTCGGAGCCCGCCGGGCCCACGCGCAGAAATCTCATCGGTACTCCTCGGTGAGGTCAACATGTCCGCCTGGTGACCGGCAACTCGGTACCCGGGAGCGGGACATGAGGAATGGAAAGGGATAACGGGCGCACCAGTAGTCGGAGAGGAAGCCCCTACACGGCTGAGCCGTCCCCGGGGAGTCGGCTGTCCCGGTCCAGGTGCTCGCGCAGCCACCGTTCG from Streptomyces sp. NBC_01478 includes the following:
- a CDS encoding MFS transporter, which translates into the protein MKRGDGGGERPVWSRDFALFFVARAVARLGDTMLPVALAAGLLEHGYGAGAVGLAMASTAAAFAGLVVFGGVIADRFSTRKLMIGADLVRLGTQSLAAVVFFTGHVVLWEICAIGFVNGVAGAVFQPGVASTVPRLASDIQGANGAIRIAESAAQLAGPAVAGLLVGFTSPGGVFAAHAATYAVSALCLLLLRLPPLAPGSREPGHGTGAFKADLVEGWREFRSRTWLWGVIAVWCLYMIAVSGPTTPLVATQVVQQHGPRAYGLVNSALGAGTVVGGLLALRLRPRRMLRAGAIALFAFAGFPATVGAGLGVPAMAAGAAVAGVGMSFWGVMWATSVQTQVPPDVLNRIHAYDVAGSLAMLPVGQALAGPAAGALGADQVLLVAGAMSLVVPIALLLVPAIRDLIRADPVALGPSGRSGPSGAAIREPACPQES
- a CDS encoding transketolase family protein — protein: MDTMRDRFAPVVSRLLDEDPRVAVVLAEIGTDGFTDARLRHPDRVINVGIREQLLVGAGAGLALTGMRPVLHTFASFLVERPFEQVKLDLGHQDVGAVLVSAAASFDWPAGGFTHMAPGDVALLDTLESWTVHVPGHPDEAETLLRHAVAAGDDKVYVRLSVQSNAQALPVDGARFSTVREGRSGVVVAVGPMLDAVLTATEGLDVTVLYATTVRPFDAAALRRATRTAGTDVVLVEPYLAGTSTTAANDALADVPHRVLGLGVGRAELRRYGTVEEHITAHGLDARTLRERIAGFVGSGPAVARG
- a CDS encoding transketolase, which encodes MTATTTEHGRPCTYGDLPRLMGLMTGDEKHGPAATSTLDALWVLYDRVLRVGPERMDDPGRDRFLLSKGHGPMAYYAVLAAKGFVPVEWLPDFGSYDSPLGHHPDRVLVPGAEIGSGSLGHGLPIAVGTALGLRAQGRTGPRIWVLVGDAELDEGSNHEAIAFVGPAGLDRLHTVVIDNSSASHARPGGIAARFEAAGWSAVTVDGRDHEALYAAFTAPHPGRPHVVVARVEPKSA
- a CDS encoding tyrosine-type recombinase/integrase, whose protein sequence is MDTESVHFHGKGSKDRRVRFGPRTARAVSRYLRARAKHKAADLPDLWLAERGIRPLAPNGIKIMLKRRGLEAGLVKLHAHRWRHTFAHEWKRAGGDTGDLMLLLGWTSQELPRCYGASAAAERAQETHQRIGVGDHV
- the larE gene encoding ATP-dependent sacrificial sulfur transferase LarE; the protein is MTVTDEGAAALAPADALADRLLERMRVIGAVAVAYSGGADSALVLAAAVRAVGPERVLAVTAVSESLAAGELPHAHRLATDLGVTHLTPRTSELTRPGYRANGPDRCYFCKSEVLDTITVLAHDHGYELVATGTNADDARDPHRPGIRAGRERGIHTPLLDTGLTKADVRLLSRHWSLPTWNKPATPCLASRIRYGIEVTPHRLARVDRAETAVRALLADAGLTVTDLRVRDLGDTARLEVDASLVDRISALPGLAGALADAGFAELPHRVEPFRSGRLNSETSVSPQPNEALPAANSPEPAANLPSTTGAQDSDQRAGSRGADMQSLTERFGRNRTQVGLSMPDIFSPSPIKKIIGAVHPGAGMDGWHTAQPSSGSA
- the larC gene encoding nickel pincer cofactor biosynthesis protein LarC gives rise to the protein MIVWINPFTGLAGDMLLAALIDAGAPLDAIRASIAATGLTGWELTAERVTDHGLAATRVHVDVTDPCTERQAAEVIHLASRATPEPVAALAVSTVTAVAEVEGRLHGADPATVHLHELGGHDTLVDIVGVAAALHALGVTDVFSAPLPLGRGRVTSAHGVLPCPAPATLALLAGAAVVGSDLPGETVTPTGAALLRALGTRYEPPPPMTLGRTGYGAGTRRLPDRANVTAVTLGVPAPAASSQDPPAEDVVVLETNLDDVTGEILGHTITRAMESGALDAWVTPAVMKKSRPAHVLHVLTTREDERRLRDLVLSETGSLGIRRVDATRTALPRHFETVHVEGHPVRIKHGPHGAKPEHDDLASVAAALGVPLRTVAARALAGSDRTAAPQHTDLLAGGQP
- the larB gene encoding nickel pincer cofactor biosynthesis protein LarB → MSGVLDLGYARLDLAREARQGLPEVVYGPGKTVEQISGIVTGLLEHNTGPVLVTRIEAGTAEAVMARLDPGAHDEEARGPGPYDGQRHDPGTYDGQPHGPGTYDAEARLLYWRPSPAGDFCVTVVAAGTSDRPVAAEAAAVAAAVGLDTTAIHDVGVAGLDRILQVRDRLQAADALIVVAGMEGALASVVGGLVRAPVVAVPVSTGYGASLEGVTALLAMHASCAAGVTVVNIDSGFSAAMAVHRIAQSCVNTPGGRR
- the larA gene encoding nickel-dependent lactate racemase, which translates into the protein MKIRLAYGQSGLDIEVDPRTATVVEPVHHEAAADQVAVLREALRTPVAGPPLRERVRPGQTVAISACDGTRPQPRRLMIPAVLAELEGIVRLEDVVILVATGTHRGNDEAELREMFGDEVVDTVRIVNHDARDPGQLTWMGTYGNGVPVWLNRAWAEADVRITTGFVEPHFFAGFSGGPKLVAPGLAALETVLVLHDAARIGDPRATWGNTHGNPVHDDVRAIAEATGVTFSLDVVLNRDKDIVAAFGGDLAPMHAAATATAKRMAMRPVEAPFDVVVTTNSGFPLDQNLYQAVKGMSAAYQVVKPGGMIVCAAECRDGFPDHGSYREVLASAPSPQALFDDISARTETVPDQWQVQIQARIQSGSRVVMHTGFLSDAELETAHLRQTRDISATVAEALAAAGPGARLCVLPEGPQTIPYVDRSGA
- a CDS encoding amidohydrolase family protein translates to MTRIDAHHHVWRPRPAIPVAETAPRAPRTASGPSRRAHDWLDAPDMVAVRRDFTLDDLAPEAAAAGIDRTILVQVLPDADETAEFLSLAGAADLVAGVVGWADLTSDRLTDTLAALRTGTGGELLVGIRHLVQGEADPGWLNRADVRRGLGRVADAGLAYDLLTLPHQLPAAIATVRALPELTFVLDHLSKPPIASGELRPWAALIRELAAEPNVFCKLSGMVTEADRTGWTVADLRPYADVVLDAFGPSRVMFGSDWPVCLPAASYEEVVRAAEEVTERLTAAERAEVFGGTAARAYRLRKEEL